Genomic window (Pseudoliparis swirei isolate HS2019 ecotype Mariana Trench chromosome 23, NWPU_hadal_v1, whole genome shotgun sequence):
TTGATCACCATGGCGACCGTGAGGCTGCAGCAGCTCTGAGATctgagggagagacagaaacagaacCAGCAGCTCAGAACCAGCAGCTCAGGACCAGCAGCTCAGAACCAGCAGCTCAGAACCAGCAGCTCAGGACCAGCAGCTCAGAACCAGCAGCTCAGGACCAGCAGCTCAGAACCAGCAGCTCAGAACTAGCAGCTCAGAACCAGCAGCTCAGAACCAGCAGCTCAGGACCAGCAGCTCAGAACCAGCAGCTCAGAACCAGCAGCTCAGAACCAGCAGCTCAGGACCAGCAGCTCAGAACCAGCAGCTCAGGACCAGCAGCTCAGAACCAGCAGCTCAGGACCAGCAGCTCAGAACCAGCAGCTCAGGACCCTCTTCGCCTGCTTCCtgactttaatatatttatattattattattatgatctaGGTGGCGTCCCGTGAAGCGACTAAACATTAAATTCCAAGTTTTTTGAGggttaaatgtcatttaaatgaaatgagaTGTAAAACACACTTTACTGTTCAAATCACTGAAATGAAGAATATCTGGACGTTTGTATTACTTGCCCTACGGTCACAGTGGTGGAAATTAAATAAGTAAACTCAAGAAGAACTGTAAGAAAGTATAATGTTGTATTTTACACAAGTATTTTTTCTGCTGTTTTATATTTCTACACGAATATTGTACTTCTaacttttaacatttatttgataACTGCGGTTATTTTTCAGATTCAGCTGAATGACAcagaatataataaatacattatgatGTATTATGATGGATAAAGATAAGTACACCAGAACATAAGCCCCACATGTACCAGCTTTAACGTTACAGTAATGCAAGTACAAcgcaaatgttattattatccaATCATATAAGGTACATTATTAATTGATGTTACTTTTGAAGACTTCTACTTGTCGCAGAGTATTTCGAGAATGTGGTATTTATACGCGAGTACACATTTACAGATGCGCAACTAAACATCAAGAATATATACAAACTGAATTGTAAtaacagtattattattattataagtgtgTAAAATAATACCTGACGTCGGCCGAAACGAAAAGTGTATCTTTGTAATTCATGAAAGATAATAATGTTGAAGCCACTGATTGTTCTCTGTTTGACCTCTAGTCATCCTTCGTGCCCTTCACGTATCGAGTGTCTGGCGCGTTGCTGTGGCAACGCACGAAGCCCGCGGCAGCTATTGATGTCTGGGCTGTCACTGAGTCCAGAAAGCAGCTTCGCTTCAGGGTTGGAATTACcggtaaaaaatacatttaaatacaatgaAAGACGACGCGACATCGAGTAGAACGTGAACTGTGTAACGGGGGGGTGAACACGGACTACGTGTGTGAAACTAATACATTATTTACCTTCTTTAACACCGACAGAAGCTTTCGCAGTCCCCTCGAAACGTCGAGTAGAGTTCAGTTTaagtcgccatcttgtttgttGATAGTCCCTCGCATAAAATGCTCCGGTGAGAAACACGACGGTCACGTGAGTTCCGGCGTTCGTCGAGTTTGTATTTAAAATCCAACGAAGTAAGAACTTCCAGGTGGACACTAAATAATTACGaaagtgtgtttattttaatgtcgtgtattttTGTCGACTctctcaaatgtgtttttaaattgctTAAGTTTGGTCAATACATTTGTGTGTTCATCGgaagtatttaaaataattgaGAAGAACGAAAGTCTGGGGACAGTTCCAGTGGTTTACTGGTGgataagtaaaataataatatgaatacaaattaaaaatccaGCTGTTACCTTTATAAAGCATATGTTGCTGTGTgtgaaacacactttttttccccaggaCAATATAGTTAGATGTAGTATTCATaaattgtattttacttttaaagcactttggagaaaaaaaaagtgacaataTGGAGTGATACTTttataatatgttattaaacacacagacatttttatttttgttcagaTAAAACTGTAAAAGAAGTCCGACAGTTTACCTGCAAGTCAAAAATTATTATTTACTGTCCAATGAAACATTTTCAAAGTCAAAATACTTTAACCCTACTACCTTGTTgtcattattacattaaattgATTAAGCACACACTGTTATTAAACATCAAAATCTGAATAATTATAAATCATTATAACGAGAAAAATGTATTTAGCACTCATTTACAATACTACTACTCCtcctaataatattaatattaatatgcgtgttactcaccTCTTAATGCCTGGGTGGTGCTGCTGTTATCAGAGTTATTGGTGAATGAGGAGTTGGCCCAACCGTAAAGATGTATCTCCTCCTGCAGTGACACAGCAAGAAAAGAGCGGGAAGAAAACCTCCAACAGGctcaaaataacaaacattttattattatgtttactATCATATCGTTAAAGTCCTAAATGTCTTGAAGATAGTGCTGGGGGGGCGAAAAGAGCTATTTTAGCtttgtgtgttaaaaaaaacacgattCAAAcatcgttattattattgttgaattgtatttgtttacttattaatttatatttatatatatcacagtttaaaaattatttttctAGAAATGCAAAGTTGtgaattatacagtatattctatttatttttgtacaacACAGTAGATCCAGCGAGATACGACCGCGGTGCCTTCTGGGTAACCCGGAAGTAAACACAACCACGTTGGCCATGGAGGGATCGGAGCCGAACCGAGCCGCGGACGGCCGAACGGTGAACAAGGAGGATGTTTTACGGGACTTCCAGGCGTCCTTCTTCGCCATGAGTGGACTGGCTTCGTTTCCGTGGACCGTGAGTATCACCGGATGTGACGTCAGACCCAACTTCCTTCACGTGGTGGTGCCTCTCGGTGGTTTCATAAACATGTGGAGCCAGAATAGATTCATGTCGTTCCATCCGCTCCTGTGTTCCGGGCGTTGGGATATTTTATTGTACAAAACGGTATAAATATTGCTTTTTgaaagttgtcttctttaaatgtcttttttttgtttcaatagagttgttttattttgtcacaTAAACAAACTTGAAATGCAAAAGAAGTTTTGTTCGTAAAAGATTTTAACCGTAGAATTTAACAATGTattctaaataaaaaatatactaaGTGCCTGAAAAAAATGTCTGAAAAGTTTTGTTgggttaaatattattttgattagttctgtattttttttatgttttatttttttaaatttttcagtcgcattttttatgttttcaactttcaatctttttttttttacagtctattttaattaatttctgttaaaaagaaaaaaatatttgaacctGAAAAAAATAAGATTAAAAAATGTTACAAAAAGATTGAAagtataaaatatgaataaaccCAAAAATGTATACAAAGAACTGAATCAAATCATATTTAACCCAACAAAACGTTTCATACACTTATTTTTATTTCGAATACATTTGAAAACTTGAATTTTCAGGTTAAaatctttttattacttttattataattattactaACTTTATGTCgaaaaagagacaaacacactttcgatcttctgtatgttcacGGAATGGAACATTGAcattaaagatgaactagtgttCTAAAAACTGTGAATTAATAAGAATAAAGAAATCAAATTTTTTCTATAATCCACATCAGTCTCGATTGATGTTTGTTCAAAAAAGTAAGAATACTGAAATTAaagtttttgtattatttaaatcaaAATGCTGATAAAAGGTGCAATAAAAATCAAAATTGTGAGATTAAATCCATCATTCTGAGAAAAAGATGAATATTTCTGCCTgttatgaatacaaatattagaaaataaacattttaaaaggtttGAAACAGCTTCGTCATTTCTAACTGACAAAACCTACATTTCAGTTTCTAGAAAAAGATCTTGAACGCAACAAGTCTTCAGATCTGATTTCAGACATCCTGAGCCAGGTGAGTGCCCACAGACTGATCAGAGATCAACACGgtgtcaataatcaataatcaataacccCGGCGCGTCTTGTTGTCTTGGCAGACGTGTCTTCACTCTCTGTGCCGGAGGTTTCCTCCGTCAGCGAGATACCGGAAGCTGTTCCTCTCCCAGCTCATCACACGGGTGCAACATTTATGTGAATCTGTTATTTCACCGTTATTTACTCGCTTTTAAAGTTTCAgcaaaatataattatattttattttaattagtttagtttaaatCAAGTCATTTATGGCTACAGCTACAATCAGACTATTTAATAAACGTCTTAATGATGTAAACACGTCGTTTCTCTCCGGAAAGGCAAACGCACGACTCCAGCTGAGGTCATTGAACGCCTCTTGTGTGTCCACAGCAGGAGGCGGCGGGCTGCGACCCGCTGGACGCGCTCTACGACGCGCTGGCCGAGGTGGTCGGCGCCGGATACCCGACGGAGTGCTTCAAGAGCTACCTGCTGGTACCAGGCCCGGTTCTGaatgacgttgttgttgttgttgttgttgttgtacatgAGGGTGTTGTGCGCCCTGCAGCCCGGCGGCGAGGCTATCTCTCTGCTGGAGAGCGTGGCGCTGGTCTCAGACGGGACCACCGGCCTGTTGACCTGGGAGGCCGCGCTGCACCTGGCGGAGTGGGCTCTGGACCACCGGCACCCCTTCACCGGCAGgtacccacccccagagaccagtacccacccccagagaccagtactcacccccagagaccagtactcaccccccagagaccagtacccacccccagagaccagtacccacccccagagaccagtactcacccccagagaccagtacccacccccagagaccagtacccacccccagagaccagtacccacccccagagaccagtacccacccccagagaccagtacccacccccagagaccagtacccaccccagagaccagtacccaccccagagaccagtacccacccccagagaccagtaccaccccagagaccagtaccacccccagagaccagtacccacccccagagaccagtacccaccccagagaccagtacccacccccagagaccagtacccacccccagagaccagtacccacccccagagaccagtaccacccccagagaccagtacccaccccagagaccagtacccacccccagagaccagtacccaccccagagaccagtacccacccccagagaccagtacccaccccagagaccagtacccacccccagagaccagtacccacccccagagaccagtacccacccccagagaccagtaccaccccagagaccagtacccaccccaGAGACCAGTTCTCACCCCCCAGAGGCCAGTACCCACCCCAcagaccagtacccacccccagagaccagtgccacccccagagaccagtaccacccccagagaccagtactcaccccagagaccagtactcacccccagagaccagtactcaCTCCCAGAGACCGGTactcacccccagagaccactactcacccccagagaccagtactcacccccagagaccagtacccacccacagagaccagtactcacccccagagaccagtacccacccccagagaccagtacccacccccagagaccagtactcacccccagagaccagtactcaccccagagaccagtacccacccccagagaccagtacccacccccagagaccagtacccaccccccagagaccagtacccaccaCCAGCGACCAGTACtcaccccccagagaccagtactcacccccagagaccagtactcacccccagagaccagtactcaccccccagagaccagtacccaccccccagagaccagtacccacccccagagaccagtactcacccccagagaccagtacccacccccagagaccagtacccacccccagagaccagtacccaccccagagaccagtactcacccccagagaccagtactcacccccagagaccagtacccacccccagagaccagtactcacccccagagaccagtgcccacccccagagaccagtacccacccccagagaccagtacccacccccagagaccagtaccacccccagagaccagtacccacccccagagaccagtacccacccccagagaccagtacccacccccagagaccagtacccacccccagagaccagtaccacccccagagaccagtacccacccccagagaccagtacccacccccagagaccagtacccacccccagagaccagtacccacccccagagaccagtacccacccccagagaccagtacccacccccagagaccagtacccacccccagagaccagtaccaccccagagaccagtacccacccccagagaccagtacccacccccagagaccagtacccaccccccgagaccagtacccacccccagagaccagtacccacccccagagaccagtacccacccccagagaccagtacccacccccagagaccagtacccacccccagagaccagtacccaccccacagagaccagtacccaccccccagagaccagtactcaccccccagagaccagtactcacccccagagaccagtaccaccccagagaccagtactcacccccagagaccagtacccacccccagagaccagtacccacccccagagaccagtacccacccccagagaccagtacccacccccagagaccagtacccacccccagagaccagtacccacccccagagaccagtacccacccccagagaccagtacccacccccagagaccagtacccacccccagagaccagtactcacccccagagaccagtactcaccccccagagaccagtaccaccCCCcgagaccagtacccacccccagagaccagtacccacccccagagaccagtaccacccccagagaccagtaccacccccagagaccagtacccacccccagagaccagtaccacccccagagaccagtacccaccccccagagaccagtactcaccccccagagaccagtactcaccccccagagaccagtactcacccccagagaccagtacccacccccagagaccagtactcacccccagagaccagtactcacccccagagaccagtacccaccccccGAGACCAGtaccacccccagagaccagtaccacccccagagaccagtacccacccccagagaccagtaccaccCCCAggaccagtacccacccccagagaccagtactcacccccagagaccagtactcacccccagagaccagtactcacccccagagaccagtactcacccccagagaccagtactcacccccagagaccagtactcacccccagagaccagtactcacccccagagaccagtactcacccccagagaccagtacccaccccccagagaccagtacccaccccccagagaccagtacccacccccagagaccagtacccacccccagagaccagtacccacccccagagaccagtacccacccccagagaccagtactcacccccagagaccagtactcaccccagagaccagtactcacccccagagaccagtacccaccccccagagaccagtacccaccccagagaccagtactcacccccagagaccagtaccacccccagagaccagtacccacccccagagaccagttctcaccccagagaccagttctcacccccagagaccagtactcacccccagagaccagtacccaccccccagagaccagtacccaccccccagagaccagtacccacccccagagaccagtactcaccccccagagaccagtacccaccccaCAGAGGccagtacccacccccagagaccagtacccaccccaCAGAGACCAGTTCtcaccccccagagaccagttctcacccccagagaccagtactcacccccagagaccagtactcacccccagagaccagttctcacccccagagaccagtactcaccccccagagaccagtactcaCCCCCCAGAGGACCGTGGACCCCATGGGGGTCTTCTCatgactcctcccccctcggCAGGACGGTTCTGGAGCTCGGCAGCGGCGCTGGTCTGACCGGCATCGCCATCTGCCGCTCCTGCAGCCCGAGCAGATACGTGTTCAGCGACTGTCACCCGAGGGTGCTGCGCAAGCTGAGAGACAACGTGCGGCTGAACGGGCTGACCGGGCCGGAGGTCGGCGTGGAGGAGATGGACTGGACGACGGCGACGGACGAGCAGATCGCTCGGATCGGCGCCGACACCGTCATCGCTGCAGGTTagagatataaaaaaatacttgttACGTTCATGtagttctggcgccccctgtggactaaagtggtagtggtggttctggtgccccctgtggactaaagtggtagtgttggttctggcaccccttgtggactaaagtggtagtgttggttctgttgccccctgtggtctaaagtggtagtgttggttctggcgccccctgtggactaaagtggtagtgttggttctggcgccccctgtggactaaagtggtagtgttggttctggtgccccctgtggactaaagtggtagtgttggttctgctgccccctgtggtctaaagtggtagtgttggttctggtgccccctgtggactaaagtggtagtgttggttctggtgccccctgtggactaaagtggtagtgttggttctggcgccccctgtggacgaaAGTGGTAGTGTACTGctggaggtctctagaggaccaggactacactgagatcGGTTGATGCAGATGTTTCCTCCCTCCGGTCCAGATGTGGTCTACGACCCGGACGTGGTGGAGTCTCTGGTGGCGCTGCTGTCCAGGATCCTGAGGGTCTCGTCTCCGGAGGTCTTCATCTGCTCCACCGTCAGGAACCAGGAGACGTACGGCGGCTTCAAGCGGCGGCTCGgtaagggggcggagcttcccgCGAGGCCGTCGACCGACCCGATGTGTTCTTCTCTCGTCAGGAGAAGCAGGAATCGGCCACCAGGTGGTGCCAGGAGCCGCCGGCCAGATGTTCCCCTACAGCCGAGAGTCTGAGATCGAGACCCTCGCGCTGTCCACGGCCGCACGGCAATAAAGATTCATCAAGTACATCGTCTGTCCTTTGAATACACGAGTCGTTACAAGTAAACATGGTTCATCAACCTGGTCGATGGCTCTTATACATGTTCCTGGGTGGGAAGTCTCTAAAGTACTACGGTCTGTGTGTAACCTGAAGGCGAAGCACCGGAACCCGGATCCACAGGTCCAATGGAGCACATTGAGGGAACCAGCAAGTAGAATAACATTTATTAATCTTCATAAACACAACAAGTTGAGTGGAGGAGGATTTAAAGTGCGTACAAATGATGTTATcatgtaataataaatgtttATGAGCTCATCGTCTCCACGTCTAAAACTCTGGAATCCTCTGAAGTCTTTTCATCGATGTCACGAAGTGCggatgcattttattttgaaagtcctGGCGTCCTGTTGAAGGCTCCTCAGCGCGCCGCCATCAGAGGCAGCACGTTCTGGTCCCAGTTGTCATCCCagcactgccccctgctggtgcgGAGGTTCCTCCTGAAGGCGCCCAGCCTGCCGGccgcactgggaaactctgagaGGAGGGACTGGGAACAGAGACACGGGGGCGTGAGCGGTGGGGAACCGAGGGGGTCGAAGTCGCGGCTCTAAGGAACCGAGGGGGTCGAACTCGCGGCTCTGGCCGTCCCGCTCACCTTGAGCTGCTCGGCGAGTTCCTCCGATCCTCTGAAGACCAGACCGTTCTCCTCGTGCTTCACCAGCTCACTTAAActgggaagagaagaagagacgcCTtgataccagtgtgtgtgtgtgtgtgtgtgtgcgtgtgtgtgtgtgctcaccagtTGAAGTGGATGGCGCAGACGGGCAGGCAGCAGCCGAACATGTCGACCACCTTCATCGGGAGATCCAGACCGCTGGTGGACTTGTGGAGACACACACCCAGATCTGCTGaacctgacacacacaacatattacacacacacacatatatatatatgtacatgcatGTACGCACAtacttatttataatatattcaaATTCTCAAACACTTTACCAAAATCTGTTGTTGTATACGTGTTGTTGTTTAAGTGTGTGgtatacatgttgttgtttacgtgTCTTACCCAATAACACGGGGTAGTCCTCGGCCTCCAGCCACGGAGTGCAGATCTCCACGTGCTCCAGATGCAGAGAGTCAATCAGCTTCCTGTAGTGGTCCTTCTGGGGCCccttacctacacacacacacacattaattgtATACACACATTGTATACACACATTATGTACACACACTAACCGTGGGCAGCAGACTCACCTGTGATCACACAGACTAAAGACGGCAGAGCTTCTCCTCCGGAGATGAAACCATCGTACTCTGTtgagaacaacaaacaaacagtgatgagaacaaacaaacagctgATAAGAACAAAGAGCCGATAACAAACAACAACCAAACACTGATGAGCACAAACAAGCCGCCATGTTGTTGATCATAAATACCTTGCAGAGCCTCCAGGAGGACGGAGAAGTCTTCGTCCTCTGAGGAGacgacacaggaagtgagaatCACGAGGaggccacctgtcaatcaccatgtagccccgccctcaaacctgtcaatcaccatgtagccccgccctcaaacctgtcaatcaccccgtagccccgccctcaaacctgtcaatcacccagtagccccgccctcaaaCATGTCAATCACccagtagccccgccctcaaaCATGTCAATCACCCCGTAGCCCCGCCCtcaaacctgtcaatcaccctgtagccgTGCCCtcaaacctgtcaatcacccagtagccccgccctcaaacctgtcaatcaccccgTAGCCCCGCCCTCAAACATGTCAATCACCCCGTAGCCCCGCCCtcaaacctgtcaatcaccctgtagccccgccctcaaacctgtcaatcaccctgtagccccgccctcaaacctgtcaatcaccctgtagccccgccctcaaccgtagctgtcagtctgtttgactCATTTACGGGGTTTaggtttttatttcatgtttttcttgAAGAAACGTCACTTTCttggttcttgttgttctgagtttgttacCATATGAGTTCATGGTTGTTACATGTATTGTAATGTAATTATTGTAATTGTCTTCATATTGTTATCAGTAATTAACCTTCAATTGTCCGGAATCGTTCCTTTGAGATTAAGAGAACATTCAAGAGAACATTTAGGAGAACCTTGAGCACATGTAGGA
Coding sequences:
- the eef2kmt gene encoding protein-lysine N-methyltransferase EEF2KMT isoform X5; this translates as MEGSEPNRAADGRTVNKEDVLRDFQASFFAMSGLASFPWTFLEKDLERNKSSDLISDILSQTCLHSLCRRFPPSARYRKLFLSQLITRVQHLSGGGGLRPAGRALRRAGRGGRRRIPDGVLQELPAARRRGYLSAGERGAGLRRDHRPVDLGGRAAPGGVGSGPPAPLHRQDGSGARQRRWSDRHRHLPLLQPEQIRVQRLSPEGAAQAERQRAAERADRAGGRRGGDGLDDGDGRADRSDRRRHRHRCRCGLRPGRGGVSGGAAVQDPEGLVSGGLHLLHRQEPGDVRRLQAAARRSRNRPPGGARSRRPDVPLQPRV
- the eef2kmt gene encoding protein-lysine N-methyltransferase EEF2KMT isoform X1 yields the protein MEGSEPNRAADGRTVNKEDVLRDFQASFFAMSGLASFPWTFLEKDLERNKSSDLISDILSQTCLHSLCRRFPPSARYRKLFLSQLITRQEAAGCDPLDALYDALAEVVGAGYPTECFKSYLLPGGEAISLLESVALVSDGTTGLLTWEAALHLAEWALDHRHPFTGRTVLELGSGAGLTGIAICRSCSPSRYVFSDCHPRVLRKLRDNVRLNGLTGPEVGVEEMDWTTATDEQIARIGADTVIAADVVYDPDVVESLVALLSRILRVSSPEVFICSTVRNQETYGGFKRRLGKGAELPARPSTDPMCSSLVRRSRNRPPGGARSRRPDVPLQPRV
- the eef2kmt gene encoding protein-lysine N-methyltransferase EEF2KMT isoform X7, with the protein product MEGSEPNRAADGRTVNKEDVLRDFQASFFAMSGLASFPWTQEAAGCDPLDALYDALAEVVGAGYPTECFKSYLLPGGEAISLLESVALVSDGTTGLLTWEAALHLAEWALDHRHPFTGRTVLELGSGAGLTGIAICRSCSPSRYVFSDCHPRVLRKLRDNVRLNGLTGPEVGVEEMDWTTATDEQIARIGADTVIAADVVYDPDVVESLVALLSRILRVSSPEVFICSTVRNQETYGGFKRRLGKGAELPARPSTDPMCSSLVRRSRNRPPGGARSRRPDVPLQPRV
- the eef2kmt gene encoding protein-lysine N-methyltransferase EEF2KMT isoform X4, producing the protein MEGSEPNRAADGRTVNKEDVLRDFQASFFAMSGLASFPWTFLEKDLERNKSSDLISDILSQTCLHSLCRRFPPSARYRKLFLSQLITRQEAAGCDPLDALYDALAEVVGAGYPTECFKSYLLPGGEAISLLESVALVSDGTTGLLTWEAALHLAEWALDHRHPFTGRTVLELGSGAGLTGIAICRSCSPSRYVFSDCHPRVLRKLRDNVRLNGLTGPEVGVEEMDWTTATDEQIARIGADTVIAADVVYDPDVVESLVALLSRILRVSSPEVFICSTVRNQETYGGFKRRLGEAGIGHQVVPGAAGQMFPYSRESEIETLALSTAARQ
- the eef2kmt gene encoding protein-lysine N-methyltransferase EEF2KMT isoform X6, coding for MEGSEPNRAADGRTVNKEDVLRDFQASFFAMSGLASFPWTFLEKDLERNKSSDLISDILSQTCLHSLCRRFPPSARYRKLFLSQLITRQEAAGCDPLDALYDALAEVVGAGYPTECFKSYLLPGGEAISLLESVALVSDGTTGLLTWEAALHLAEWALDHRHPFTGRTVLELGSGAGLTGIAICRSCSPSRYVFSDCHPRVLRKLRDNVRLNGLTGPEVGVEEMDWTTATDEQIARIGADTVIAADVVYDPDVVESLVALLSRILRVSSPEVFICSTVRNQETRSRNRPPGGARSRRPDVPLQPRV
- the eef2kmt gene encoding protein-lysine N-methyltransferase EEF2KMT isoform X2, translating into MEGSEPNRAADGRTVNKEDVLRDFQASFFAMSGLASFPWTFLEKDLERNKSSDLISDILSQTCLHSLCRRFPPSARYRKLFLSQLITREAAGCDPLDALYDALAEVVGAGYPTECFKSYLLPGGEAISLLESVALVSDGTTGLLTWEAALHLAEWALDHRHPFTGRTVLELGSGAGLTGIAICRSCSPSRYVFSDCHPRVLRKLRDNVRLNGLTGPEVGVEEMDWTTATDEQIARIGADTVIAADVVYDPDVVESLVALLSRILRVSSPEVFICSTVRNQETYGGFKRRLGKGAELPARPSTDPMCSSLVRRSRNRPPGGARSRRPDVPLQPRV
- the eef2kmt gene encoding protein-lysine N-methyltransferase EEF2KMT isoform X3 is translated as MEGSEPNRAADGRTVNKEDVLRDFQASFFAMSGLASFPWTFLEKDLERNKSSDLISDILSQTCLHSLCRRFPPSARYRKLFLSQLITRVQHLSGGGGLRPAGRALRRAGRGGRRRIPDGVLQELPAARRRGYLSAGERGAGLRRDHRPVDLGGRAAPGGVGSGPPAPLHRQDGSGARQRRWSDRHRHLPLLQPEQIRVQRLSPEGAAQAERQRAAERADRAGGRRGGDGLDDGDGRADRSDRRRHRHRCRCGLRPGRGGVSGGAAVQDPEGLVSGGLHLLHRQEPGDEKQESATRWCQEPPARCSPTAESLRSRPSRCPRPHGNKDSSSTSSVL